From the genome of Pukyongia salina, one region includes:
- a CDS encoding serine hydrolase domain-containing protein: MKTRTLVYFISFLFFYQANNAQILDKIKKVKNTVAKTISLDKLKQDPITTSFNDVDRTKYLEDDFGNDAVFKNIHDQPYSWENGFFLAPGFYEGYFNSFCIKAGTYAPQRGDGRFYAELKGPKADIIEAIIEGYQKNPDITQKEVQLLLWAIVAKTDFQKMKGEVKVIAIKLLTPEQLARLSTNALESYASNEIKKIAKKNETLRYILEAENNLRRKFYQGVSDYEEYEKIAMRAGVEPAENIYNKGRWTKHPNGFFIRYNIQSYRGTKTQIYVPEDDIEAFQPIKGKGPSINEPYPIVNGKYYKSRNSIATPSNPYAQRIIQTDIEPGSTGGPGTGGPNGNGGSGNDEDNGNENDQGGGQGGGSDNQGGNEDQNTNDDQSGGQDGSDDQGSGSGENNDSGGVLPSDNQETNAFECEEVINPIADKSIRLEMLNQNIPGALVCVFKGDSIIHMKAYGKMRLNHPLTLNTKLQWASISKSVTAVAAIQMVEEGRLKLSDSPSQLLSYWPNNVEVKDINGKKLTEDRYANITLRHLLNNSSGIQHYGRGKNESQVTTYKNRTVKFANNVEYTPLINGGYNAKSSVSQFNKSVLDFDPGKDYLYSSYGFNLAGAMIDSKIHFGYDSWVKKHISVRLGLRNFDEAKGAKNRYGYQVFEDGIYSNEPLGDYDHVLPSGGWESTICDLATFARALSRGELIKEKDALWKNSNVLRGYGFGLNRAGTGNDTRVFHGGTNKGSRAYLLFFPSDETGIVILAPFAQAELERMARNLVEDLKIRPGLYSSEKKPMDKCRRGMKSDKDLFIGVWRKTGNEQIIRTGLELAEFRDEIKIMRDYGYHLDDFEIHVTNDHKQIYDGVFKKGRKIQVLVTGKGYADMLQEVNRFRSQNLEIVDVEYGLFDPSSDDLMLNSSLNALFEKGAPLSTLESWKTQSEFVQLVTDYKSNNLKIIDVEGHPNRDQTIFTGLFVKGTGNNLLIETPTKFMEGIQAGSYASYGKLLDVDMFLRGDDPKARFVISIWEPSNTNMLTSYDTAKQPALDFCTFMDMHEDNRNNGYELIDLDRIFTHVK, translated from the coding sequence ATGAAAACAAGAACTTTAGTATATTTTATCTCCTTCCTCTTTTTCTATCAGGCAAATAATGCACAAATCCTTGATAAAATTAAGAAGGTTAAAAATACCGTTGCCAAAACTATTTCATTGGATAAGTTAAAACAGGATCCAATAACCACTTCTTTTAACGACGTAGATAGAACTAAATATTTAGAAGATGATTTTGGAAATGATGCTGTATTTAAAAATATTCATGACCAACCTTATTCTTGGGAAAATGGTTTCTTTCTTGCACCAGGGTTTTATGAGGGGTATTTCAATTCTTTCTGCATTAAGGCTGGCACCTATGCCCCACAGAGAGGTGATGGTCGCTTTTATGCCGAACTAAAAGGCCCAAAAGCAGATATTATTGAAGCTATAATAGAAGGCTATCAAAAAAATCCTGACATCACACAAAAAGAAGTTCAATTACTGCTTTGGGCAATTGTGGCTAAAACAGATTTTCAAAAAATGAAGGGTGAAGTAAAAGTAATTGCAATAAAATTACTTACTCCAGAACAATTGGCTCGTTTAAGTACAAATGCCCTTGAAAGTTATGCATCTAATGAAATAAAAAAAATTGCTAAAAAAAATGAAACACTGCGTTATATACTGGAAGCGGAAAACAATTTAAGACGTAAATTTTATCAGGGTGTTTCAGATTACGAAGAATATGAAAAAATTGCCATGCGAGCTGGCGTTGAACCTGCTGAAAATATCTACAACAAAGGACGATGGACCAAACATCCAAATGGATTTTTTATCCGTTATAATATACAAAGCTATAGAGGGACCAAAACACAAATATATGTCCCTGAGGATGATATTGAAGCCTTTCAACCTATAAAAGGTAAGGGACCTTCAATTAATGAGCCTTATCCAATAGTTAATGGTAAATACTATAAGTCAAGAAATTCTATTGCAACTCCCTCAAATCCTTATGCACAACGTATTATACAAACAGATATAGAACCTGGAAGCACAGGTGGTCCTGGAACGGGTGGTCCTAACGGGAACGGAGGTTCTGGAAATGATGAAGACAATGGCAATGAGAATGACCAAGGTGGTGGTCAAGGAGGAGGCAGTGATAATCAAGGAGGAAACGAGGATCAAAACACCAATGATGACCAAAGTGGTGGACAAGATGGTAGTGATGACCAAGGTAGTGGTTCTGGAGAAAATAATGATTCTGGGGGAGTTTTACCATCTGATAATCAAGAAACAAACGCTTTTGAATGTGAAGAGGTAATAAATCCTATAGCAGATAAGAGCATTAGATTAGAAATGTTGAATCAAAATATACCGGGAGCGCTAGTTTGTGTTTTTAAAGGAGATTCAATAATTCACATGAAAGCGTATGGCAAAATGCGCTTAAACCATCCATTAACACTAAACACAAAATTACAATGGGCATCCATATCAAAGTCTGTTACAGCTGTAGCGGCAATACAAATGGTAGAAGAAGGCAGGTTGAAATTATCAGACAGCCCCTCTCAACTTCTCTCCTATTGGCCCAACAATGTTGAGGTTAAGGATATTAATGGGAAAAAGCTCACCGAAGATCGCTACGCCAATATCACCTTACGTCATTTGCTTAACAATAGTAGCGGAATACAGCATTATGGAAGAGGAAAAAATGAGTCTCAAGTAACAACCTACAAAAACAGAACCGTGAAATTTGCAAATAATGTAGAGTATACGCCATTAATCAATGGAGGATACAATGCAAAAAGCTCAGTATCACAATTTAACAAATCAGTTCTAGATTTCGACCCTGGAAAAGATTATCTGTATTCCTCTTATGGATTTAACTTAGCAGGTGCCATGATCGATTCTAAAATTCATTTTGGATACGATAGCTGGGTAAAAAAGCATATCTCGGTTCGATTAGGTCTAAGGAATTTTGATGAGGCAAAAGGGGCAAAGAACAGATATGGATATCAGGTTTTTGAAGATGGAATTTACTCTAATGAACCACTAGGAGATTATGACCATGTACTTCCATCAGGTGGTTGGGAATCTACTATTTGCGATTTAGCCACTTTTGCAAGAGCGCTCAGTAGAGGCGAACTCATTAAAGAAAAAGACGCCCTTTGGAAAAATAGCAATGTGCTTAGAGGATATGGATTTGGATTAAATCGCGCTGGAACAGGTAATGATACTCGAGTATTCCATGGTGGCACCAATAAGGGAAGTAGAGCCTATTTACTCTTTTTCCCAAGTGATGAAACCGGTATAGTAATCCTTGCACCTTTTGCTCAAGCCGAACTGGAACGGATGGCTAGGAATCTAGTTGAAGATTTAAAAATACGACCCGGACTGTACAGCTCAGAAAAAAAACCAATGGATAAGTGTCGAAGAGGTATGAAAAGCGATAAAGATCTATTTATTGGTGTTTGGAGGAAAACTGGTAATGAACAAATTATAAGAACCGGACTAGAGTTAGCAGAATTTCGAGATGAAATAAAAATCATGCGGGACTATGGTTACCACCTTGATGATTTTGAAATTCACGTTACCAATGACCATAAACAAATATACGATGGTGTATTTAAAAAAGGTAGAAAAATTCAAGTTTTGGTTACTGGCAAAGGTTACGCTGATATGTTACAAGAGGTAAATCGATTTAGATCTCAAAACCTCGAAATTGTCGATGTAGAGTATGGCCTATTTGATCCGAGCTCTGACGATTTGATGCTCAATAGCTCATTAAATGCATTATTTGAAAAAGGTGCGCCATTATCAACTTTAGAGTCCTGGAAAACACAAAGTGAATTTGTGCAACTGGTAACAGACTACAAATCCAATAATCTTAAAATAATTGATGTAGAGGGACACCCAAATCGTGACCAAACTATATTCACAGGGCTTTTTGTAAAAGGTACGGGCAACAATCTATTGATAGAGACACCTACCAAATTTATGGAAGGAATTCAAGCAGGTAGTTACGCTTCTTACGGCAAATTACTAGACGTGGACATGTTTCTTCGGGGTGACGATCCCAAAGCACGTTTTGTTATAAGCATTTGGGAACCTTCAAACACTAATATGCTCACTAGCTATGACACTGCTAAACAACCGGCTCTTGATTTCTGCACTTTTATGGACATGCATGAAGACAATAGAAATAATGGATACGAACTAATCGATTTAGATCGAATCTTTACACATGTGAAGTAA
- a CDS encoding LytR/AlgR family response regulator transcription factor has translation MLKAIIVDDEANAIKNLKWEIERFCPEVSILDGFTSPSEAISGINYLKPDCVFLDIEMPEMDGFQLLKELRFRDFNLIITTAYDNYAIKAFKENAVDYLLKPIDSDDLKRAVSKIISQKEKQGLGFELNKVIDSLRPPNNKKISIPLSGRTLFVDNEEVIYCKSDGNYTEIYLTEGKCEVITKNLKDVDRELLNEAFYRVHNSFVVNTYHIKEYIRADGHYLIMSNNQKIPISRTKRDALVQRLAI, from the coding sequence ATGTTAAAAGCAATAATTGTTGACGACGAGGCTAACGCAATAAAAAACCTAAAATGGGAAATTGAACGGTTTTGCCCAGAAGTTTCCATTCTTGATGGATTTACAAGCCCTTCTGAAGCAATTTCTGGGATTAACTATTTAAAACCAGATTGTGTTTTTTTGGATATTGAAATGCCTGAAATGGATGGTTTTCAATTATTAAAGGAATTGCGTTTTAGGGATTTTAATTTAATCATTACAACTGCATATGATAATTATGCGATTAAGGCTTTTAAAGAAAATGCGGTTGATTATTTATTGAAACCCATAGATTCTGATGATTTAAAGCGGGCTGTTTCAAAAATTATTAGTCAAAAAGAAAAGCAAGGTTTGGGGTTTGAATTAAATAAAGTTATAGACAGCCTTCGACCACCAAATAATAAAAAGATTTCAATACCACTATCCGGTAGAACATTGTTTGTAGATAATGAAGAGGTCATTTATTGCAAGTCTGATGGTAATTATACAGAGATTTATTTAACAGAAGGGAAATGTGAAGTAATTACAAAGAATCTTAAAGATGTGGATCGAGAATTACTTAATGAGGCTTTTTATAGAGTTCATAATTCATTTGTTGTAAATACATATCATATAAAGGAATATATAAGAGCAGACGGACACTATTTAATTATGTCTAATAACCAAAAAATCCCTATTTCTAGAACAAAACGTGATGCCCTTGTACAACGTCTTGCTATTTAA
- a CDS encoding sensor histidine kinase translates to MPLYNVLLFNTLQNTNNFFEFPYQSGFLDFVLGGLTLLSVYHLFLFFQNRNKLYLLYSLYLTFIILSQIRFAQTGFITSILDHMGIFKEYGEIYTETYHIIYFFFAFKFLEIKEDFPKWYRYLINALYIIGGFCALKFLYYALGGSYSYVEQGYFVFVIYILILSIFLYILFFKSIRPLKYYLITGSLILLFFSVLSLLKYLQYRTEGESIEPSYIYLYFGFILENIIFSLGLGKKQKLILNERNQAQENLINQLEENKKLEIEVRKKLEQDVELLQAKVERDKLERLTIQYERDLVELKLASLRSQMNPHFIFNSLNSIKGFIIDNEQENAVFYLNKFSKLIRMILSSSMEKNISLAQEIEIAKLYVNVENIRFNNEILFTLNIDKELSLNTIKVPALLFQPFLENAIWHGLAAKEGRKELLFSAVKKDGVLKVTIKDNGVGRTKSSEYKKKKLMKRESFGMKLTEDRLENFVASNKGKYHLTIKDLYDKRGQAVGTLVKVKLPIVLN, encoded by the coding sequence ATGCCCTTGTACAACGTCTTGCTATTTAATACCCTACAGAATACGAACAATTTTTTTGAATTTCCTTACCAAAGCGGATTTCTTGATTTTGTATTAGGTGGCTTGACGTTATTGTCTGTGTATCATTTATTTCTTTTTTTTCAAAACAGAAATAAATTATACCTTCTTTATTCTTTATACTTAACTTTTATAATTCTTTCCCAAATTCGTTTTGCCCAAACGGGGTTTATAACCTCCATTTTAGACCATATGGGGATTTTTAAAGAATACGGTGAAATTTACACAGAGACCTACCATATTATTTATTTCTTTTTTGCATTTAAATTCCTTGAAATTAAAGAGGATTTTCCCAAGTGGTATCGCTATTTGATAAATGCATTATATATTATAGGAGGTTTTTGCGCATTAAAATTTTTGTATTATGCGTTAGGGGGAAGCTACAGTTATGTAGAGCAAGGCTACTTTGTTTTTGTAATCTACATCTTAATTTTAAGCATTTTTCTATACATTTTGTTTTTTAAATCAATAAGACCTTTAAAGTATTATTTAATAACCGGGTCTTTGATTTTGTTATTCTTTTCGGTGTTATCGCTATTAAAATACTTACAATATAGAACAGAAGGGGAGTCGATCGAGCCGTCTTATATTTATTTGTATTTCGGTTTTATCCTTGAGAATATTATTTTTTCCTTAGGGTTAGGGAAAAAGCAGAAATTGATTTTAAACGAGCGTAATCAAGCTCAAGAAAATTTAATAAACCAATTAGAAGAAAATAAAAAGCTGGAAATTGAAGTACGAAAAAAATTGGAACAAGATGTAGAGTTATTACAAGCCAAAGTTGAGCGAGATAAACTCGAGCGTCTTACCATCCAATACGAACGTGACTTAGTAGAATTAAAACTTGCTTCGCTTCGCAGTCAAATGAATCCACATTTCATTTTCAATTCCTTAAATTCTATTAAAGGGTTTATCATTGATAATGAGCAAGAAAATGCGGTGTTTTATCTCAACAAATTTAGTAAACTTATAAGGATGATATTGTCTTCTTCCATGGAAAAAAATATTTCCTTAGCGCAAGAAATTGAAATTGCCAAACTCTATGTTAATGTTGAAAATATTAGATTTAATAATGAAATTCTATTTACTCTAAATATTGACAAAGAACTTTCATTAAATACAATTAAAGTTCCAGCCTTATTATTTCAACCCTTTTTAGAGAATGCCATTTGGCATGGATTAGCGGCAAAAGAAGGTAGAAAAGAGTTGCTTTTTTCAGCTGTGAAAAAAGATGGAGTACTTAAAGTTACTATAAAAGATAATGGTGTTGGAAGAACAAAGTCTTCCGAATATAAAAAGAAAAAATTGATGAAGCGCGAATCCTTCGGAATGAAACTTACTGAAGATCGTTTGGAAAATTTTGTTGCTTCAAATAAGGGGAAATATCACTTAACTATAAAAGATTTATATGATAAACGTGGACAGGCTGTAGGGACATTAGTAAAAGTAAAATTGCCAATTGTACTTAATTAA
- a CDS encoding DUF6095 family protein: MKEPDQKFTDKKLLVRGIKRMAISIPILVLTTYILTFAFLNKETIPLYIFLPLGIISMGTTIFLIYSGLKLILKAVFN; this comes from the coding sequence ATGAAAGAACCTGATCAAAAATTTACTGATAAAAAGTTGTTAGTTAGAGGAATTAAAAGAATGGCCATTTCCATTCCAATACTAGTACTTACAACCTATATTTTGACCTTTGCTTTTCTGAACAAGGAAACTATACCTCTCTATATATTTCTTCCTTTAGGCATAATTTCTATGGGCACAACCATTTTTTTAATATACAGTGGATTGAAACTTATTTTAAAGGCTGTCTTTAATTAA
- the murQ gene encoding N-acetylmuramic acid 6-phosphate etherase, with the protein MTFKKTTEESSHYDDLEQMSIHDLLVAINAEDKTVPDAVQKALPQIETLATMVAEQLKNGGRLFYVGAGTSGRLGIVDASECPPTFGVPHGLVVGLIAGGDTAIRKAVEFAEDSKEQGWKDLEDHAISKKDIVIGIAASGTTPYVLGALEGCNAHEIPTGCITCNAGSPLAETAKLPVVVIVGPEFVTGSSRMKAGTAQKLVLNMISTTAMIQLGRIKGNKMVDMQLSNNKLVDRGTRMVMDALNITEEEANVLLLKHQSVRKAIEAYNERT; encoded by the coding sequence TTGACTTTTAAAAAAACCACCGAAGAATCTTCTCACTACGATGATCTGGAACAGATGAGCATCCATGATCTTTTGGTTGCTATCAATGCTGAGGACAAAACCGTTCCGGATGCGGTGCAAAAAGCACTGCCTCAAATTGAAACGCTAGCCACAATGGTTGCCGAACAATTGAAGAATGGCGGTAGGTTATTTTATGTGGGTGCAGGGACCAGCGGACGCCTTGGGATTGTAGATGCGAGTGAATGTCCACCCACCTTTGGTGTTCCTCATGGTTTAGTGGTAGGGCTTATTGCCGGCGGAGATACGGCTATCCGAAAGGCGGTCGAATTTGCAGAGGACTCGAAAGAACAGGGTTGGAAAGACCTGGAAGATCACGCTATATCGAAAAAGGACATCGTAATCGGGATCGCAGCCTCGGGAACCACGCCGTATGTATTGGGTGCCTTAGAAGGTTGTAACGCGCATGAAATCCCAACGGGATGTATCACTTGCAATGCCGGTAGTCCGTTAGCTGAAACAGCGAAACTTCCTGTGGTAGTGATTGTGGGCCCGGAGTTCGTTACCGGTAGTTCGCGGATGAAGGCTGGAACAGCTCAGAAATTAGTGTTGAATATGATAAGTACTACTGCCATGATCCAGTTAGGGCGGATAAAAGGCAACAAGATGGTAGATATGCAATTGAGCAATAACAAACTCGTGGATCGGGGAACCCGAATGGTGATGGACGCATTAAATATCACCGAGGAAGAAGCCAATGTGCTGTTACTGAAACATCAAAGTGTGCGTAAAGCAATAGAGGCCTATAATGAAAGAACCTGA
- a CDS encoding MGH1-like glycoside hydrolase domain-containing protein, with protein MTSLLEDASQVLHNNWKDSFTIPCEGLYPFQWNWDSGFIAIGWAHLDMERAKREVLSLLKGQWKNGFIPHIVFHNEAETYYPGPEVHAAYLSDQSPKTKTSGITQPPVLGFVLEEIYNIAKDKEDILHFIDEVFDAVYLNHHYFYTHRDPANEGLVYICHNWEAGTDNTPVWDFIWETFEVPNYELDRKDTKLIDASHRPTNKEYQYYIHLIELFKQWKYDDVLIAGGSPFLIQDPLFNSMLIASNESIIRLGKLLNRTEKVGQLSRWQTRAKERMNTKLFDDQLNAYVYYDLRNERKLSHVSSSSFAPLMAGIPTKEQADRIVRHFQGGRFSGAKHENFLCASFDPGSEFFNSKKYWRGPIWINLNWIIYRGLRRYGYDEIADIIRKDTLYLMEKYGFYEYFEPSKEVNKSLDKGYGGNNFSWSAALTIDLLTNKI; from the coding sequence ATGACTTCACTTCTCGAGGACGCCTCACAAGTTCTACACAATAACTGGAAAGATTCATTCACCATTCCCTGCGAAGGACTATATCCGTTTCAATGGAACTGGGACTCCGGATTTATCGCCATTGGGTGGGCGCACCTGGATATGGAACGAGCTAAAAGGGAAGTGTTATCCTTACTTAAAGGGCAGTGGAAAAATGGTTTTATACCGCATATTGTTTTTCATAATGAAGCCGAAACATATTATCCCGGCCCCGAAGTTCATGCGGCCTATCTCAGTGATCAAAGTCCGAAAACTAAAACCTCTGGCATTACACAGCCGCCTGTTTTAGGATTCGTGCTGGAAGAAATTTACAATATCGCCAAGGACAAAGAAGACATTCTCCATTTTATAGATGAAGTTTTCGATGCGGTATATCTCAATCATCATTATTTCTACACGCATAGAGACCCGGCTAATGAAGGCCTGGTGTACATTTGCCACAATTGGGAAGCAGGAACAGACAACACCCCGGTCTGGGATTTTATTTGGGAAACCTTCGAAGTCCCTAATTACGAGCTCGACCGAAAGGATACCAAATTGATAGATGCCTCGCATCGCCCAACCAATAAAGAATACCAATATTACATTCATCTAATAGAGTTGTTCAAGCAATGGAAATACGACGATGTGCTTATTGCCGGGGGTTCTCCCTTTCTCATTCAGGATCCATTATTTAACAGCATGCTGATAGCGTCTAACGAAAGCATAATCCGCCTTGGAAAGCTGTTAAATCGTACAGAGAAAGTTGGTCAATTAAGTAGATGGCAGACCAGGGCAAAGGAGCGTATGAACACTAAACTATTTGACGACCAATTGAACGCTTATGTGTACTACGATCTTAGAAATGAGCGAAAATTATCTCATGTTTCTTCCTCTAGTTTTGCTCCCCTTATGGCCGGAATACCAACCAAAGAGCAAGCAGACCGTATTGTGAGACATTTTCAGGGAGGTCGTTTTAGCGGAGCAAAGCATGAAAATTTTCTTTGTGCATCCTTCGACCCCGGAAGTGAGTTCTTTAATTCGAAAAAATATTGGAGAGGGCCTATCTGGATCAACCTTAACTGGATCATTTATCGTGGATTAAGACGATATGGATATGATGAAATAGCCGATATCATTAGAAAAGACACCTTATATCTTATGGAGAAATACGGTTTCTACGAATACTTCGAACCTTCCAAAGAAGTAAACAAATCACTCGATAAAGGATATGGCGGGAATAACTTTTCCTGGAGTGCTGCACTTACCATTGATCTGCTAACCAATAAAATCTAA
- a CDS encoding sodium:solute symporter family transporter: MNWLDYTIVLLYIVFFLGMGNFFKNNKDSTDYFLGGRSMGWFPLSLSTMATQLSAISFISAPAFVGLKLGGGMKWLTFEFAVPLAMICIMLFVIPPLFRSGVVSIYEYVEKRFSPSTRLILSIVFQISRALGTGVMVYTIAMILQAVLDIDYIYTILIISVITIIYSWQGGMKAVVWGDAIQMILLFGGLVVCLIYGWYLVEEAGGLTNGFATERLQVIDLNLGIGPDQEYGLWPMLIGGFFLYVSYYGCDQTQAQRMLSAKNEKTIRQLLLANGLLRFPVVLIYCIMGLFVGALVTLNPDFMAEIASTTQKHFPQDFASTGYKADLMIPVFITKYLPHGMIGLLMVAIMSAAMSSLSSTVNSLSAVSVEDFFNRGKKKLEQARYMRISKLAVVFWGVVCIAFSFLFGGSKSTVIEIINAIGSVFYGPVLVTFILAIFSKRVNHVGMNTGIIVAVLINLIFSNTIQEIFNYDIGIKIFWIWLNFTGVLISLVVAYLVSAMTKNVKVKTADVIKFEVKKSDIFSKEVYILVAFFVAILIFSYFVPQIFS, translated from the coding sequence ATGAACTGGCTCGACTATACCATCGTACTCCTGTACATTGTTTTCTTCCTTGGAATGGGAAATTTTTTCAAGAATAATAAAGATTCTACAGATTATTTCCTGGGAGGCAGAAGCATGGGGTGGTTCCCATTGAGCTTGTCTACTATGGCAACCCAACTTTCGGCCATTAGTTTTATTTCTGCACCGGCGTTTGTAGGACTAAAACTGGGCGGTGGTATGAAATGGCTCACCTTCGAATTTGCTGTGCCCCTCGCAATGATTTGCATAATGCTGTTTGTAATCCCTCCACTTTTCAGATCGGGCGTGGTGAGTATTTACGAATATGTGGAGAAACGTTTTTCGCCTTCTACAAGGCTAATTTTAAGTATTGTTTTTCAAATTAGTCGTGCCCTGGGGACTGGGGTGATGGTGTATACCATTGCAATGATCTTACAGGCAGTGCTGGATATCGATTACATCTATACCATTCTTATAATTAGTGTAATTACCATAATTTATAGCTGGCAAGGCGGTATGAAAGCGGTAGTTTGGGGAGATGCTATACAGATGATCCTGTTGTTTGGTGGCTTGGTGGTATGCCTTATTTACGGATGGTACCTGGTTGAAGAAGCCGGAGGCTTAACCAATGGATTCGCCACCGAACGCTTACAGGTTATTGATCTTAATCTTGGGATAGGACCCGATCAGGAATACGGACTATGGCCTATGCTTATTGGCGGATTTTTTCTCTATGTCTCGTACTATGGCTGTGATCAGACCCAGGCACAACGTATGCTTTCCGCTAAGAATGAAAAGACCATCAGGCAATTGTTACTCGCCAACGGTCTGTTGCGTTTCCCGGTAGTGTTGATCTACTGTATTATGGGGCTGTTTGTTGGAGCCTTGGTAACGTTAAACCCCGATTTTATGGCCGAAATTGCCAGTACTACCCAAAAGCATTTCCCCCAGGATTTCGCATCAACAGGCTATAAGGCCGACCTGATGATTCCTGTTTTTATTACAAAATATCTACCTCATGGAATGATTGGCTTACTTATGGTTGCAATTATGTCTGCAGCCATGTCGTCTTTAAGTTCTACGGTAAATTCGTTATCTGCAGTAAGTGTTGAAGATTTTTTTAATAGAGGGAAAAAGAAACTTGAACAAGCCAGATACATGCGAATCTCAAAACTAGCCGTTGTTTTTTGGGGGGTAGTGTGTATAGCGTTCTCCTTCCTGTTTGGGGGCAGTAAAAGCACAGTGATAGAGATTATTAACGCCATAGGCTCTGTGTTCTATGGCCCTGTTCTGGTTACTTTCATTCTGGCGATTTTCTCCAAGCGGGTAAACCATGTTGGGATGAACACCGGGATCATTGTTGCGGTGTTGATAAATTTGATATTCTCCAATACAATACAGGAGATCTTTAATTACGATATAGGGATTAAAATTTTCTGGATTTGGCTCAATTTCACCGGAGTGCTTATATCATTGGTGGTTGCCTACCTGGTGAGTGCCATGACCAAAAATGTGAAAGTTAAAACTGCAGACGTAATAAAGTTTGAAGTGAAGAAGAGTGATATCTTTTCCAAGGAGGTATATATTCTTGTAGCCTTCTTTGTGGCTATTCTAATCTTTAGTTATTTCGTACCTCAGATCTTTTCATAA
- a CDS encoding glycerate kinase — translation MALNVLLIPDAFKDSLSSAEVAQAMKKGILEVHPNAEIYHITASDGGEGFLESVINYLPDAEKVYCDTVDPLGRPHRAAYLIDAARKDAYIELARASGLELLKAEERNPMRTSTKGTGIQIAHAIEQGMNTIYLGIGGSATNDAATGIASALGFEFLDEIGNTLEPSGQALTLIDSVKKSNVADDISFYAINDVLNPLYGPEGAAFTYAKQKGASQTEIESLEEGLQNISRVMKNATGKDYAQLPGAGAAGGTAYGLKAFLGAQFISGVSFLLQLAKFKELIKSKSIDVILTGEGCIDSQTAYGKLVSGVALESRPLNVPVVAVCGKLNLNPEEVRSLGLLAADQLFRPDQPEGYSYTHASELITERTRELIKLI, via the coding sequence ATGGCTTTGAATGTTCTTTTAATACCCGACGCCTTCAAGGATTCACTTTCTTCTGCTGAAGTAGCTCAGGCTATGAAAAAAGGTATACTCGAGGTCCACCCAAATGCGGAAATATACCACATAACCGCCTCCGATGGAGGCGAAGGATTTCTCGAATCGGTGATCAACTATCTGCCGGATGCCGAGAAAGTTTATTGTGATACGGTCGATCCTCTTGGCAGGCCACATCGAGCCGCCTACCTCATTGATGCTGCTAGAAAAGACGCGTATATCGAATTAGCGAGAGCCTCCGGACTTGAATTATTAAAAGCAGAAGAACGCAATCCTATGCGAACTTCTACAAAAGGTACGGGTATACAGATCGCTCACGCCATCGAACAGGGTATGAACACCATCTACCTGGGAATAGGAGGGAGCGCTACAAATGATGCCGCCACCGGAATAGCTTCTGCGTTAGGGTTCGAGTTTTTGGATGAGATCGGGAACACGCTGGAACCAAGCGGCCAGGCATTGACCCTTATAGATTCTGTAAAAAAATCCAATGTAGCCGATGATATCAGTTTCTACGCTATAAACGATGTGCTAAATCCATTGTATGGCCCGGAAGGAGCTGCATTTACATATGCAAAACAGAAAGGAGCATCTCAAACAGAGATCGAAAGCCTCGAGGAGGGTTTACAAAACATTAGTAGGGTTATGAAGAATGCTACGGGAAAGGATTACGCTCAATTGCCTGGTGCAGGTGCTGCCGGTGGGACTGCTTATGGATTAAAGGCTTTTCTGGGGGCCCAATTTATTTCAGGCGTTTCGTTTTTACTTCAGTTGGCAAAATTTAAGGAACTTATTAAATCAAAAAGTATCGATGTTATTCTCACTGGTGAAGGATGTATCGATTCACAAACTGCCTATGGTAAATTAGTGTCCGGGGTAGCTCTTGAATCCCGCCCTCTCAATGTGCCGGTAGTAGCTGTATGTGGTAAATTGAACTTAAACCCTGAGGAAGTAAGAAGCCTGGGGCTCCTAGCAGCCGATCAACTGTTCAGGCCCGATCAACCGGAAGGATATAGCTACACTCATGCCAGTGAATTGATAACAGAACGAACCCGGGAACTTATAAAGTTAATTTGA